Proteins from a genomic interval of Streptomyces sp. NBC_00820:
- the ccsB gene encoding c-type cytochrome biogenesis protein CcsB produces the protein MTLAAATNEHLASISNTLIYSSMAVYTLAFFAYIAEWLFGSRSKVARTAAALTADAGAAKAPAVTVRGAGGTAVLERPKVVVRSAAGARDVPDGPGAHGGDAQGDMYGRIAVSLTVLAFLVELVGVVARAASVQRAPWGNMYEFNITFSTVAVGVYLGLLALRKNVRWLGLFLITTVLLDLGLAVTVLYTASDQLVPALHSYWLYIHVSTAIFCGAVFYVGAVATILYLFKDSYENKLQSGGKPGTFATSVLERLPASASLDKFAYRVNAAVFPLWTFTIIAGAIWAGDAWGRYWNWDPKETWSFITWVAYACYLHARATAGWKGRKAAYLAMIAFGCWLFNYYGVNIFVTGKHSYAGV, from the coding sequence GTGACTCTCGCCGCCGCGACCAACGAACACCTCGCGAGCATCAGCAACACGCTGATCTACTCGTCGATGGCCGTCTACACCCTGGCCTTCTTCGCCTACATCGCCGAATGGCTCTTCGGCAGCCGCAGCAAGGTGGCCCGTACGGCCGCCGCGCTGACGGCGGACGCCGGTGCCGCGAAGGCGCCCGCGGTCACCGTGCGGGGTGCCGGTGGCACCGCCGTGCTGGAGCGGCCGAAGGTCGTGGTCCGGTCGGCCGCCGGAGCCCGTGACGTGCCGGACGGTCCCGGCGCGCACGGCGGCGACGCGCAGGGCGACATGTACGGCCGGATCGCCGTGTCCCTCACCGTGCTGGCGTTCCTGGTGGAGCTGGTCGGTGTGGTCGCCCGCGCGGCCTCCGTGCAGCGGGCGCCGTGGGGCAACATGTACGAGTTCAACATCACCTTCTCCACGGTCGCCGTCGGCGTGTACCTCGGGCTGCTGGCGCTGAGGAAGAACGTGCGCTGGCTCGGGCTGTTCCTGATCACCACGGTCCTGCTGGACCTCGGTCTCGCGGTCACCGTGCTCTACACGGCCAGCGACCAGCTGGTCCCGGCCCTGCACTCGTACTGGCTGTACATCCACGTCTCCACCGCGATCTTCTGCGGCGCGGTGTTCTACGTCGGCGCGGTCGCCACGATCCTGTACCTGTTCAAGGACTCGTACGAGAACAAGCTGCAGAGCGGCGGCAAGCCCGGCACCTTCGCGACCTCGGTGCTGGAGCGGCTGCCCGCCTCCGCCTCGCTGGACAAGTTCGCCTACCGGGTCAACGCGGCGGTCTTCCCGCTGTGGACGTTCACGATCATCGCGGGCGCGATCTGGGCGGGCGACGCCTGGGGCCGCTACTGGAACTGGGACCCGAAGGAGACCTGGTCGTTCATCACCTGGGTCGCCTACGCCTGCTACCTGCACGCCCGTGCCACGGCCGGCTGGAAGGGCCGCAAGGCCGCCTACCTGGCGATGATCGCCTTCGGCTGCTGGCTGTTCAACTACTACGGCGTGAACATCTTCGTCACCGGCAAGCACTCCTACGCGGGCGTGTAA
- a CDS encoding condensation domain-containing protein, whose translation MRITDIQRCEVRPGRLVEWTLSPATVAAAAGLPDDTRPPAYIQESHIRTARSVREDGLFVPTWLGTAFDLPGPVDLDLLQECLRAWTVRHETLRSGFRWAGASGDELRRFTLDAADVSLHRETVGDFSDADALARHLQDRFDTVADALRWPNLIYTAVVRDDSTSVYMAFDHSNVDAYSLHGIAAEIEELYTAGREGRGPVVRTPAASYVDFCEIERADADRIDDGHETVARWREFIRRCDGTLPGFPVDLGLEPGGPLPRQRMLCEPLADADTAAAFETYCRPYGGSLVGLLAATGLIVHELGGQSVYRTVVPFHTRVKSRWSDSVGWYVGGAPIEVPVADTPDLPATLRAVRAELQAARPLSRMPLARVLRLLGADFRPTSPDLYSIVSFVDARGIPGAARWAEQRAYGLLRVSYGDQVCVWVNRVHDGLWLACRYPDTDVAAKNMRLYVERLRDLMTATGSSS comes from the coding sequence GTGCGTATCACTGACATCCAGCGCTGCGAGGTCCGGCCGGGACGGCTCGTCGAGTGGACGCTGAGCCCGGCGACCGTCGCGGCGGCGGCGGGACTGCCGGACGACACCCGGCCGCCGGCCTACATCCAGGAGTCGCACATCAGGACGGCGCGGTCCGTACGGGAGGACGGGCTGTTCGTGCCGACCTGGCTCGGCACGGCCTTCGATCTGCCCGGCCCGGTCGACCTGGACCTGCTCCAGGAGTGCCTGCGCGCCTGGACGGTCCGGCACGAGACGCTGCGCAGCGGCTTCCGCTGGGCGGGCGCGTCGGGCGACGAGCTGCGCCGGTTCACGCTGGACGCCGCGGACGTGTCCCTGCACCGGGAGACGGTCGGCGACTTCTCCGACGCCGACGCGCTGGCCCGGCACCTCCAGGACCGTTTCGACACCGTCGCGGACGCGCTGCGCTGGCCCAACCTCATCTACACGGCCGTCGTGCGGGACGACTCCACCAGCGTCTACATGGCCTTCGACCACAGCAACGTGGACGCCTACTCCCTGCACGGCATCGCCGCCGAGATCGAGGAGCTGTACACGGCGGGCCGTGAGGGGCGCGGGCCGGTGGTGCGGACCCCGGCGGCCAGTTACGTCGACTTCTGCGAGATCGAGCGGGCGGACGCCGACCGGATCGACGACGGCCACGAGACCGTCGCCCGCTGGCGGGAGTTCATCCGGCGCTGCGACGGGACGCTGCCGGGGTTCCCCGTCGACCTCGGCCTGGAGCCCGGCGGCCCGCTGCCCCGGCAGCGGATGCTCTGCGAGCCGCTGGCGGACGCGGACACGGCCGCCGCGTTCGAGACGTACTGCCGGCCGTACGGCGGCAGCCTGGTCGGGCTGCTGGCGGCCACCGGGCTGATCGTGCACGAGCTGGGCGGGCAGTCGGTGTACCGGACGGTGGTGCCGTTCCACACCCGGGTGAAGTCCCGCTGGTCCGACTCCGTGGGCTGGTACGTGGGGGGCGCCCCCATCGAGGTGCCGGTGGCGGACACCCCCGACCTGCCGGCCACCCTGCGGGCCGTGCGCGCCGAGCTGCAGGCCGCGCGGCCGCTCTCCCGGATGCCGCTGGCCCGGGTGCTCCGCCTGCTCGGCGCGGACTTCCGGCCGACCTCGCCCGACCTGTACTCGATCGTGTCGTTCGTCGACGCCCGCGGCATCCCGGGCGCGGCCCGGTGGGCGGAGCAGCGGGCGTACGGACTGCTGCGGGTGTCATACGGCGACCAGGTGTGCGTGTGGGTCAACCGGGTGCACGACGGTCTGTGGCTGGCCTGCCGCTACCCGGACACGGACGTGGCGGCGAAGAACATGCGGCTGTACGTCGAGCGGCTGCGCGATCTGATGACGGCGACCGGTTCCTCGTCCTAG
- a CDS encoding isopenicillin N synthase family dioxygenase: MSEPRVPTIDLAPWLTGDAEARTALARTVDRALCGAGFLLVTGHGVDAGLRAAVREAAREFFVLPAEVKRAYEARVGGRGWLGPGAEANGYAEGTRTPPDLKESLTFATDEPFPDPVVNAEWYAPNVWPAEVPRLRALCEEYLGKMAALEKELLSLLGYALGLGPGFFSRHMERPTYGFNINWYPGTEVVGEPRPGQFRIGPHTDFGTVTILDRQAGKGGLQVHTDAGGWADAPYDPAALTVNIGDLMARWTGDRWRSGRHRVLPPPADEPTEELMSLVYFGECTPGTRVESVPAPVGRVAYPPVDSHVYLREKLNSITVG; encoded by the coding sequence GTGTCTGAGCCCCGCGTCCCCACCATCGACCTCGCACCCTGGCTCACCGGCGACGCCGAGGCCCGTACGGCCCTGGCGCGCACGGTCGACCGGGCCCTGTGCGGCGCCGGGTTCCTGCTCGTCACGGGGCACGGCGTGGACGCCGGGCTGCGCGCCGCCGTACGGGAGGCCGCGCGGGAGTTCTTCGTGCTGCCGGCCGAGGTGAAGCGGGCCTACGAGGCCAGGGTCGGCGGGCGTGGCTGGCTCGGCCCCGGCGCCGAGGCCAACGGGTACGCGGAGGGGACGCGGACGCCGCCCGACCTGAAGGAGTCGCTGACCTTCGCCACGGACGAGCCCTTCCCGGACCCGGTCGTCAACGCCGAGTGGTACGCGCCCAACGTGTGGCCGGCCGAGGTCCCGCGGCTGCGGGCGCTGTGCGAGGAGTACCTCGGGAAGATGGCAGCGCTGGAGAAGGAGCTGCTGTCCCTGCTGGGGTACGCGCTCGGGCTCGGGCCCGGCTTCTTCTCCCGGCACATGGAGCGTCCGACGTACGGCTTCAACATCAACTGGTACCCGGGGACCGAGGTCGTCGGCGAGCCGCGGCCGGGGCAGTTCCGGATCGGACCGCACACCGACTTCGGGACCGTCACCATCCTCGACCGGCAGGCGGGCAAGGGCGGCCTGCAGGTCCACACCGACGCGGGCGGCTGGGCGGACGCGCCCTACGACCCGGCGGCCCTCACCGTCAACATCGGCGATCTGATGGCCCGTTGGACCGGCGACCGGTGGCGCTCGGGACGGCACCGCGTGCTGCCGCCGCCCGCCGACGAGCCCACCGAGGAGCTGATGTCCCTCGTCTACTTCGGCGAGTGCACCCCGGGCACGCGCGTGGAGTCCGTCCCCGCGCCGGTGGGCCGGGTCGCCTACCCGCCCGTCGACTCGCACGTGTATCTGCGCGAGAAGCTGAACTCGATCACCGTCGGCTGA
- a CDS encoding nucleoside deaminase, whose protein sequence is MEPEQARAWLATAVAEARAGLAEGGIPVGAALYGPDGTLLGRGRNRRVQDDDPSVHAETAAFRAAGRQRSYRGTTMVTTLSPCWYCSGLVRQFGISRVVIGEAATFHGGHDWLAGHGVEIVLLDDPECVALMRGFIDANAALWNEDIGV, encoded by the coding sequence ATGGAACCGGAACAGGCCCGCGCCTGGCTCGCCACCGCCGTCGCCGAGGCCCGCGCGGGGCTCGCCGAGGGCGGCATCCCGGTCGGGGCCGCCCTCTACGGCCCCGACGGCACTCTCCTCGGCCGCGGACGCAACCGCCGCGTCCAGGACGACGACCCCTCCGTGCACGCGGAGACGGCCGCGTTCCGCGCCGCGGGACGGCAGCGCTCGTACCGCGGCACCACCATGGTCACCACGCTGTCCCCCTGCTGGTACTGCAGCGGCCTGGTCCGGCAGTTCGGCATCTCGCGCGTGGTGATCGGCGAGGCCGCCACCTTCCACGGCGGGCACGACTGGCTCGCCGGACACGGTGTGGAGATCGTGCTCCTGGACGACCCCGAGTGCGTCGCGCTGATGCGCGGCTTCATCGACGCCAACGCCGCCCTCTGGAACGAGGACATCGGTGTCTGA
- a CDS encoding quinone oxidoreductase family protein, translating into MRAVELREFGGPEVLRVVTAAVPEPGPGQVSVDVAYAGVNFADLKARSEGYRVPQLPFVPGLEVSGRVRALGAGVTGLTVGQEVTALTGGGAYAEVAVADAATVFPVPAGLDLRTAATLPTVLPTAYALLHTVGRLQPGESVLVQGAAGGVGTVLGQLARAAGAGAVYGVVSSAAKAAYAKEHGYDEVFTGAFEEPVRQATGGRGVDLVLDPVGGDTLRAGLACLAPFGRLVSFGNASSAEPWSVGQPELYPLAHSVSGFSVLMLARTAPEALRELAERAFAEVADGTVDLPVTAEFGLEEAAEAHRLMGGRTSTGKLLLRVGR; encoded by the coding sequence ATGCGCGCGGTCGAGTTGAGGGAGTTCGGCGGTCCCGAGGTGCTGCGGGTGGTGACGGCCGCGGTGCCGGAGCCCGGCCCCGGCCAGGTCAGCGTCGACGTGGCGTACGCGGGGGTGAACTTCGCGGACCTGAAGGCGCGTTCGGAGGGTTACCGGGTGCCACAGCTGCCGTTCGTCCCCGGCCTCGAGGTCTCCGGACGGGTCCGCGCGCTCGGCGCGGGCGTCACGGGTCTCACCGTCGGCCAGGAGGTGACGGCGCTCACCGGGGGCGGGGCGTACGCGGAGGTGGCCGTGGCCGACGCCGCGACCGTCTTCCCGGTCCCGGCCGGCCTGGACCTGCGCACGGCGGCCACCCTGCCGACCGTCCTGCCCACCGCGTACGCCCTCCTGCACACCGTGGGCCGGCTCCAGCCGGGCGAGTCGGTACTGGTCCAGGGCGCGGCCGGCGGAGTCGGCACGGTGCTGGGCCAGTTGGCGCGGGCGGCGGGCGCCGGGGCGGTGTACGGCGTGGTCTCCTCGGCGGCGAAGGCGGCGTACGCCAAGGAGCACGGCTACGACGAGGTGTTCACCGGCGCCTTCGAGGAGCCGGTGCGGCAGGCGACCGGCGGCCGGGGCGTCGACCTGGTCCTGGACCCCGTGGGCGGAGACACCCTGCGCGCGGGCCTGGCCTGCCTGGCGCCCTTCGGCCGCCTCGTCTCCTTCGGCAACGCCAGTTCGGCCGAGCCGTGGAGCGTGGGCCAGCCCGAGCTGTACCCGCTCGCCCACTCGGTCTCGGGTTTCTCCGTCCTCATGCTCGCCCGGACGGCCCCCGAGGCCCTGCGCGAGCTCGCGGAGCGGGCGTTCGCCGAGGTGGCCGACGGCACGGTCGACCTTCCGGTGACCGCCGAGTTCGGGCTGGAGGAGGCGGCCGAGGCACACCGTCTGATGGGGGGACGGACGAGCACCGGGAAGCTGCTGCTGCGGGTGGGCCGGTAG
- a CDS encoding menaquinone biosynthesis decarboxylase: protein MAYDDLRSLLRALEREGDLKRIKAEVDPFLEVGEIVDRVQKSGGPALLFENVKGSAMPLAMNVFGTDRRLLKALGLKSYDEITEKIGGLLRPELPHGFVGVREAFGKLGTMAHVPPKKVKSDNAPVQEVVLHGDDVDLDALPALFTWPKDGGSFFNLGLTHTKDPETGIRNLGLYRLQRHDKRTIGMHWQIHKDSRNHYQVAARRGERLPVAIAFGCPPAVTYASTAPLPGDIDEYLFAGLVAGKRIEMVDCKTVPLQVPANAEVVVEGWLEPGEMLPEGPFGDHTGFYTPQEPFPALKIDCVTMRKRPLLQSIVVGRPPTEDGPLGRATERFFLPLLKIIVPDIVDYHLPEAGGFHNCAIVSIDKKYPKHAQKVMHAIWGAHMMSLTKLIVVVDSDCDVHDLHEVAWRALGNTDYARDLTVVEGPVDHLDHSSYQQFWGGKAGIDATKKWPEEGYTRDGGWPDMVLSDPDTAALVDRRWKEYGL, encoded by the coding sequence ATGGCTTATGACGATCTTCGCTCCCTGCTGAGGGCGCTGGAGCGCGAGGGCGACCTCAAGCGCATCAAGGCTGAGGTCGACCCGTTTCTGGAGGTCGGGGAGATCGTCGACCGGGTGCAGAAATCCGGCGGTCCGGCGCTGCTCTTCGAGAACGTGAAGGGTTCGGCGATGCCGCTGGCGATGAACGTCTTCGGCACCGACCGACGGCTGCTGAAGGCGCTCGGCCTGAAGTCGTACGACGAGATCACCGAGAAGATCGGCGGACTGCTTCGGCCCGAGCTGCCGCACGGGTTCGTCGGCGTGCGCGAGGCGTTCGGCAAGCTCGGCACCATGGCGCACGTACCGCCGAAGAAGGTGAAGTCCGACAACGCGCCCGTGCAGGAGGTCGTCCTGCACGGCGACGACGTCGACCTCGACGCGCTGCCCGCCCTGTTCACCTGGCCGAAGGACGGCGGCTCCTTCTTCAACCTCGGGCTCACCCACACCAAGGACCCCGAGACCGGCATCCGCAACCTGGGCCTGTATCGCCTCCAGCGCCACGACAAGCGCACCATCGGCATGCACTGGCAGATCCACAAGGACAGCCGCAACCACTACCAGGTGGCCGCGCGGCGCGGCGAGCGGCTGCCGGTCGCCATCGCCTTCGGCTGCCCGCCCGCCGTGACGTACGCCTCGACGGCCCCGCTGCCCGGCGACATCGACGAGTACCTCTTCGCCGGGCTCGTCGCCGGCAAGCGGATCGAGATGGTCGACTGCAAGACCGTTCCGCTCCAGGTCCCGGCGAACGCCGAGGTCGTCGTCGAGGGCTGGCTGGAGCCGGGCGAGATGCTCCCGGAGGGCCCCTTCGGCGACCACACCGGCTTCTACACCCCGCAGGAACCGTTCCCCGCACTGAAGATCGACTGCGTGACGATGCGGAAGCGTCCGCTGCTCCAGTCGATCGTCGTGGGCCGCCCGCCCACCGAGGACGGCCCCCTGGGCCGGGCAACGGAACGGTTCTTCCTGCCCCTGCTCAAGATCATCGTCCCGGACATCGTGGACTACCACCTCCCCGAGGCCGGCGGCTTCCACAACTGCGCGATCGTCTCGATCGACAAGAAGTACCCCAAGCACGCCCAGAAGGTCATGCACGCGATCTGGGGCGCGCACATGATGTCCCTGACCAAGCTGATCGTGGTCGTCGACTCCGACTGCGACGTGCACGACCTGCACGAGGTCGCCTGGCGGGCCCTCGGCAACACGGACTACGCCCGCGACCTCACGGTCGTCGAAGGACCGGTCGACCACCTCGACCACTCCTCCTACCAGCAGTTCTGGGGCGGCAAGGCGGGCATCGACGCCACGAAGAAGTGGCCGGAGGAGGGCTACACGCGCGACGGCGGGTGGCCGGACATGGTCCTGTCGGACCCGGATACGGCGGCCCTCGTGGACCGCCGCTGGAAGGAGTACGGGCTGTGA
- the mqnP gene encoding menaquinone biosynthesis prenyltransferase MqnP: protein MSSASATLPGPGRTRAFLRLVMIEHSVFALPFAYIAALTAMYEWDRNIHWARLLLVTICMVGLRTFAMAVNRIIDREIDARNPRTAHRELVTGAMSVKHAWTGALIAVVVFLGAAALLNPLCLALAPVAVIPMVVYPYGKRFTNFPQAILGLAQAMGPVGGWLAISGTWSWDAVILGLAVGIWIGGFDLIYACQDVESDREGGVLSVPARFGIPAAIWGARACHALTTALLVWYALATHAGPFFWLGLAIVAGAFVYEHRIVRPHDLSRLNRAFFSTNGFIGISLFVCALLDLLVRGLTV, encoded by the coding sequence GTGAGCTCGGCATCCGCAACCCTCCCCGGCCCGGGACGCACCAGGGCGTTCCTGCGCCTGGTGATGATCGAGCACTCGGTCTTCGCACTGCCCTTCGCCTACATCGCCGCGCTCACCGCGATGTACGAGTGGGACAGGAACATCCACTGGGCCCGGCTGCTGCTGGTCACGATCTGCATGGTGGGCCTGCGCACGTTCGCGATGGCCGTCAACCGGATCATCGACCGCGAGATCGACGCCCGGAACCCGCGCACCGCGCACCGCGAACTGGTGACCGGCGCGATGTCGGTGAAGCACGCCTGGACCGGCGCTTTGATCGCCGTGGTGGTCTTCCTGGGCGCGGCGGCGCTGCTGAACCCGCTGTGCCTGGCCCTGGCCCCCGTCGCGGTGATCCCGATGGTGGTCTACCCCTACGGCAAGCGGTTCACGAACTTCCCGCAGGCCATCCTGGGCCTGGCCCAGGCGATGGGCCCGGTCGGCGGCTGGCTCGCGATCTCCGGCACGTGGTCCTGGGACGCGGTGATCCTCGGCCTCGCCGTCGGCATCTGGATCGGCGGCTTCGACCTCATCTACGCCTGCCAGGACGTCGAGTCCGACCGCGAGGGCGGTGTCCTGTCGGTCCCGGCGCGCTTCGGCATCCCGGCGGCGATCTGGGGCGCCCGCGCCTGCCACGCGCTCACCACGGCCCTGCTGGTCTGGTACGCCCTGGCCACCCACGCCGGCCCGTTCTTCTGGCTGGGCCTGGCCATCGTCGCGGGCGCGTTCGTCTACGAGCACCGCATCGTGCGCCCGCACGACCTGTCCCGGCTGAACAGGGCGTTCTTCTCGACAAATGGATTCATCGGGATCTCGCTGTTTGTCTGCGCACTGCTGGACCTGCTGGTGCGGGGCCTTACGGTATGA
- a CDS encoding UbiX family flavin prenyltransferase, producing MNAGESQRAPWIVGVSGASGTPYAAAVLRALLDAGEAVDLVVSRASRLTLLDETGISFRDAHWQDDLREWLARGADGKPSTFDVDVSGVRYWSAGDLAAGPSSGSYPAKGMLIVPASTACVAGVALGLSKDLLQRAASVTLKERRPLVVAVRETPLNGQTLRQLVALDDAGASVVPASPAFYAGATHIQDLVDFVAGRVLDAAGVGHGLYRRWKGELGGGTPGR from the coding sequence GTGAACGCAGGAGAATCGCAGCGCGCGCCTTGGATCGTGGGGGTGTCCGGAGCTTCCGGGACGCCGTATGCGGCTGCCGTGCTGCGGGCGTTGCTGGACGCCGGCGAGGCGGTCGACCTGGTGGTCAGCCGGGCCTCGCGGCTGACTCTGCTGGACGAGACCGGGATCTCCTTCCGGGACGCGCACTGGCAGGACGACCTGCGGGAATGGCTGGCCAGGGGGGCCGACGGCAAGCCCTCGACCTTCGACGTGGACGTCAGCGGGGTGCGGTACTGGAGCGCGGGGGATCTCGCGGCGGGGCCGTCCTCGGGGTCGTACCCGGCCAAGGGGATGCTCATCGTGCCGGCCTCCACGGCCTGTGTGGCCGGAGTCGCCCTCGGGCTGTCCAAGGACCTGCTCCAGCGCGCGGCGAGCGTCACGCTCAAGGAGCGCCGGCCGCTGGTCGTGGCCGTGCGGGAGACCCCGCTGAACGGCCAGACCCTGCGGCAACTGGTCGCGCTGGACGACGCCGGCGCGAGCGTGGTGCCGGCCTCGCCCGCCTTCTACGCGGGCGCGACGCACATTCAGGACCTGGTGGACTTCGTCGCGGGACGAGTGCTGGACGCGGCGGGCGTCGGGCACGGCCTGTACCGGCGGTGGAAGGGCGAACTGGGCGGCGGTACGCCGGGCCGGTAG
- a CDS encoding Lrp/AsnC family transcriptional regulator: MDAVDRQLIQALRENGRASYAELGRLVGLSGPSVTDRINRLEAAGVITGYRATVNSAALGLGVTALIGISLSDAADHEDVARRLKDLQEIEDCWFIAGDDSYMLKARAADVDGLERIIRRLSGTKGVSRTRTTIVLSTKWENRVGELPEEM, translated from the coding sequence ATGGACGCGGTGGACAGGCAGCTCATCCAGGCCCTGAGAGAGAACGGCCGGGCCTCCTACGCGGAGCTGGGGCGCCTCGTCGGCCTGTCGGGCCCGAGCGTCACCGACCGCATCAACCGGCTGGAGGCGGCCGGTGTCATCACCGGCTATCGCGCCACGGTGAACTCGGCCGCCCTCGGCCTCGGCGTGACCGCGCTGATCGGCATCTCGCTCTCGGACGCCGCCGACCACGAGGACGTGGCCCGCCGGCTCAAGGACCTGCAGGAGATCGAGGACTGCTGGTTCATCGCCGGCGACGACTCCTACATGCTCAAGGCGCGGGCGGCCGACGTGGACGGCCTGGAGCGCATCATCCGGCGGCTGTCCGGGACCAAGGGCGTCTCGCGCACCCGTACCACGATCGTGCTCTCCACGAAGTGGGAGAACCGGGTCGGGGAACTGCCCGAGGAGATGTAG
- the mqnE gene encoding aminofutalosine synthase MqnE, with product MDVGLKRELEEKVRSGERLTREDGIALYESDDLAWLGGLAHEVRTRKNGDVVHFNVNRHLNMTNVCTASCAYCSFQRKPGEKDAYTMRIEEAVKLAKAMESESLTELHIVNGLHPSLPWRYYPRSLRELKAALPNVSLKAFTATEIHHFETISGLSASEILDELIDAGLESLTGGGAEIFDWEVRQHIVDHRTHWEDWSRIHRLAHEKGLKTPCTMLYGHIEEPRHRVDHVLRLRELQDETNGFQVFIPLRYQHDFVDMQDGKVRNKLQARTQMATGAEALKTFAVSRLLFDNVPHVKVFWVMHGVQTAQLALQHGADDMDGSVVEYKITHDADNYGTPNKLTRDDLLDLIRDAGFRPVERNTRYEIIREYDGADPLRRESPQAMRV from the coding sequence ATGGACGTCGGGCTCAAGCGCGAGCTGGAGGAGAAGGTCCGCTCCGGTGAGCGGCTGACTCGCGAGGACGGCATCGCGCTGTACGAGTCGGACGACCTGGCATGGCTGGGCGGCCTCGCGCACGAGGTGCGGACGCGCAAGAACGGCGACGTCGTGCACTTCAACGTCAACCGGCACCTCAACATGACGAACGTGTGCACCGCTTCGTGCGCCTACTGCTCGTTCCAGCGCAAGCCGGGCGAGAAGGACGCGTACACGATGCGCATCGAGGAGGCCGTCAAGCTCGCCAAGGCGATGGAGTCGGAGAGCCTCACCGAGCTGCACATCGTCAACGGCCTGCACCCGAGCCTGCCGTGGCGTTACTACCCGCGCTCGCTGCGGGAGTTGAAGGCGGCGCTGCCGAACGTCTCGCTGAAGGCGTTCACGGCGACGGAGATCCACCACTTCGAGACCATCTCCGGGCTGTCCGCCTCCGAGATCCTCGACGAGCTGATCGACGCGGGTCTGGAGTCCCTCACCGGCGGCGGTGCGGAGATCTTCGACTGGGAGGTCCGTCAGCACATCGTGGACCACCGCACCCACTGGGAGGACTGGTCCCGCATCCACCGGCTGGCGCACGAGAAGGGTCTGAAGACCCCGTGCACCATGCTCTACGGGCACATCGAGGAGCCCCGCCACCGCGTGGACCACGTGCTGCGGCTGCGTGAGCTGCAGGACGAGACCAACGGCTTCCAGGTCTTCATCCCGCTGCGCTACCAGCACGACTTCGTCGACATGCAGGACGGCAAGGTCCGCAACAAGCTGCAGGCCCGCACCCAGATGGCGACCGGCGCCGAGGCGCTGAAGACGTTCGCCGTCTCCCGGCTGCTCTTCGACAACGTCCCGCACGTGAAGGTGTTCTGGGTCATGCACGGCGTGCAGACCGCCCAGCTCGCCCTCCAGCACGGCGCGGACGACATGGACGGCTCGGTCGTCGAGTACAAGATCACGCACGACGCGGACAACTACGGCACGCCGAACAAGCTGACCCGCGACGACCTGCTCGACCTGATCCGCGACGCCGGCTTCCGCCCGGTGGAGCGCAACACGCGCTACGAGATCATCCGCGAGTACGACGGCGCGGACCCGCTGCGCCGCGAGTCGCCGCAGGCGATGCGGGTGTGA
- a CDS encoding GNAT family N-acetyltransferase — translation MPLTFTLDPSVTPALHEGFLDLWTDVSDAGGAVGFVPPVTREDVRPEVVRYLAQLAEGRSRLLVGHDETGRVAAAAVFGFNTHRLMKHWVWLYTVMVHPEHQGKGYGRDLLAAAADRARGFDGIEAIRLTCRGGLGLERFYGSCGYKEVGRVPGAIRVAPDDDRDDIFMLLPLA, via the coding sequence ATGCCCCTTACGTTCACGCTGGACCCCTCCGTCACCCCGGCCCTCCACGAAGGCTTCCTCGACCTGTGGACCGACGTCTCCGACGCCGGGGGCGCCGTGGGGTTCGTGCCGCCGGTGACACGGGAGGACGTCCGGCCCGAGGTGGTCCGCTACCTCGCGCAGCTGGCCGAGGGGCGCAGCAGGCTGCTGGTCGGCCACGACGAGACGGGCCGGGTCGCCGCGGCGGCGGTCTTCGGCTTCAACACCCACCGTCTGATGAAGCACTGGGTGTGGCTGTACACGGTGATGGTCCACCCGGAGCACCAGGGCAAGGGCTACGGCCGCGACCTGCTCGCGGCCGCCGCCGACCGGGCCCGCGGCTTCGACGGCATAGAGGCGATACGGCTCACCTGCCGCGGTGGCCTCGGCCTGGAGCGCTTCTACGGCTCCTGCGGTTACAAGGAGGTCGGACGGGTGCCCGGCGCGATCCGGGTCGCCCCCGACGACGACCGGGACGACATTTTCATGCTGCTCCCGCTCGCCTGA
- a CDS encoding DUF4229 domain-containing protein encodes MLRYTLMRLGVFAGCLVVVWGAVYSGLFPRGFGDSNLLWVLLLSLVLSAPISWVVLRKERERASVQVSGKVDRIKANLDANRSQEDTLDDTAPVRGQTS; translated from the coding sequence ATGCTCCGCTACACGCTGATGCGCCTCGGCGTCTTCGCCGGCTGCCTCGTCGTCGTCTGGGGAGCCGTCTACTCCGGCCTCTTCCCACGCGGCTTCGGCGACTCCAACCTGCTGTGGGTCCTGCTGCTCTCGCTGGTCCTGTCGGCGCCGATCAGCTGGGTGGTGCTGCGCAAGGAGCGCGAGCGGGCCTCCGTGCAGGTCTCCGGCAAGGTGGACCGGATCAAGGCCAACCTGGACGCCAACCGCAGCCAGGAGGACACCCTCGACGACACCGCCCCGGTGCGGGGCCAGACCTCCTGA